The region GATCACCGACCAGAGCCAGGCCCAGATGGCGACCGTCAGGAACACGACGACCGTGTTCAGCTGCAGCCTGCGCGAGACGAAATAGGGGGTGATCAACTGCCCCTCGATCGATGTCAGCGCCAGATAGGTGCCCGCCACCAGTACAGGCGTGAGGAGATCGGGAAAGACGAACAGCGCCACCACCCCGGCAAGCGCGGTGCCGCCAATGGCGCCGATATAGGGGATGAAGTTCAGAACGAAGCCGCCCAGGCCAAAGAGCAGCGGGCTGGGCATCCCCCAGATCCACATGGCGATGCCGATGCAGAGGCCAAGCCCGGCATTGATGATGGTGATGGCACCCAGGTAGGTTGAGAGCGAACCCTCGATGGCGCGCAGCGCCTCGTAGGCGCGGCGCTTTTCCGACAGCTTGTCAAAGCTTTGCACGATCTTCAGGTAAAGCAGATCACCCGAGGAGATCATGAAGAACAGAAGGACCAGCGTGAAAATTACCTGGCCAAAGGCCGCCGGCCCCAGAGACAGCGCCTGACCCATGGTCGAGGGGCGGTCGGAGTTGTTGACCTGAACGGTGATGTCGCGGGTTTCCGTCTGCTCGCCATTGGCGGCCTCGGTGGTCGAAGTGGTGACGGTCGTGGTCGCGTTCGGGTCATTGATGACCTGCGTCTGGGCATCCTCGATCGGCGACGCAGGTAGTCCATTGGTCCGCGGCTGGGTCAAATCGGTCGAAACCGCGGTACCCGCTTCGCCCTCCGCCTCGCCTTCGCCCTGAATCGCATCGGTCACCTCGCCGGCATTCGTCGCCTCGTCGATCTGCTCGGCCACTTCCTCGATCTTGCGGAACTGCGAGCGGATTTCCGTCGCGCGCTCCTTCAGGCGCTCGGAAATGGTCGGTGCGTCCTCGACAATCTGGCTGACAGGGCCCGAGGCGAGATAACCCAATCCCACCACCAGCACGATCATGCCCATGGTGATCAGCGTGGCCGAGATGGTCGCACCAATACCGCGACGTTCCAGAAAGCGGCGGATCGGGATGAAGACGAAGAAAAGAAGCAGCGCCAGCGAGACCGGCATCAGGAAGGCCTGCGCATAGGCGACGAACCAGAACAGCACGATCAGGAAGGTGCCGATGACCGCCCAACGGGGGAAGGACCGTTTCGGTTCGGGAGGAGCCGTTACCGCCTTGGTTGCAACTTCGGCGTCGTCCTGCGACGGGGCGGGACGGGGTGTCGGCTCGGTCATGTTCGGCTGCCTTGCGTTCAGGGGGGACTTGGAACGCAAAACGCCGCCCGGAACAGCTCAGTTCCGGACGGCGTCGTTCAGGCGGCTTGATCTTTGTGAAGCCCGGTCAGGCCGCAGGTCAGACCGGGTGATCGCCGGTGGCATCGATGACCCGCGTGGGCAGGCCCATCTCGCCCAGCATTTCAAGGAAGGGCCGCGCCGGCAGGTCCTCGACATTGGCCATCTTCTTCACGTCCCAGGGCCCGCGCGCGATCAGCACGGCAGCGGCCAGCGGCGGCACCCCCGCAGTATAGCTGATCCCTTGGCTGCCGACCTCGTCATAGGCCTGCTTGTGGTCGGCGACGTTGTAGATGAAGACCTCCCCCGGCTTGCCGTTCAGGCTGCCCTTGACCAGATCACCGATGCAGGTCTTGCCGGTGTAATCCTTGGCAAGGCTGGCCGGATCCGGCAGCACGGCCTTGACCAGCTTCAGCGGCACGACCTCCTGCCCCTCGGCGGTCTTGACCGGCTGCTCGCTCAGAAGCCCCAGCGATTGCAGCACGGTGAAGACGTTGATGTAATGCGGACCGAAGCCCATCCAGAAGCGGACATCGCTGTCCTTGTAGCGCGCCGAGAGGCTGTGGACCTCGTCATGGCCCGACAGGTAGGCGGTCTGCTTGCCCACCACCGGCAGATCCCATTCGCGGCCGACCTCGAACATCTTGTTCTCGGTCCATTTGCCACCCTGCCAGGCATAGACGGTGCCGGTGAATTCGCGGAAATTGATCTCGGGGTCGAAATTCGTGGCGAAATAGCGGCCATGCGAACCGGCATTGATGTCGACGATGTCGATGCTGTCGATCTTGTCGAAATACTCGTCCTCGGCCAGGCGGGCATAGGCATTGACCACGCCCGGATCGAAACCCGCACCCAAGACGGCGGTGATGCCGGCCTTCTCGACCGCCTCGCGCCGCTTCCATTCGTAATTGCCATACCAGGGCGGCGTCTCGCAGACCTTGGCCGGGTCCTCGTGGATGGCGGTGTCGATATAGGCGGCACCGGCGGCGATGCAGCCTTCCAGAACGGTCATGTTGATGAAGGCCGAGCCCACGTTGATGACGATCTTGGCATCCAGCTTGCGGATCAGATCG is a window of Paracoccus zhejiangensis DNA encoding:
- a CDS encoding saccharopine dehydrogenase family protein produces the protein MADKKNLLIIGAGGVAQVVAHKAAQWAAEFGALHIASRTQSKADAIVASLRDKGHQVAVETHALDAMDSKAVADLIRKLDAKIVINVGSAFINMTVLEGCIAAGAAYIDTAIHEDPAKVCETPPWYGNYEWKRREAVEKAGITAVLGAGFDPGVVNAYARLAEDEYFDKIDSIDIVDINAGSHGRYFATNFDPEINFREFTGTVYAWQGGKWTENKMFEVGREWDLPVVGKQTAYLSGHDEVHSLSARYKDSDVRFWMGFGPHYINVFTVLQSLGLLSEQPVKTAEGQEVVPLKLVKAVLPDPASLAKDYTGKTCIGDLVKGSLNGKPGEVFIYNVADHKQAYDEVGSQGISYTAGVPPLAAAVLIARGPWDVKKMANVEDLPARPFLEMLGEMGLPTRVIDATGDHPV
- a CDS encoding AI-2E family transporter — encoded protein: MTEPTPRPAPSQDDAEVATKAVTAPPEPKRSFPRWAVIGTFLIVLFWFVAYAQAFLMPVSLALLLFFVFIPIRRFLERRGIGATISATLITMGMIVLVVGLGYLASGPVSQIVEDAPTISERLKERATEIRSQFRKIEEVAEQIDEATNAGEVTDAIQGEGEAEGEAGTAVSTDLTQPRTNGLPASPIEDAQTQVINDPNATTTVTTSTTEAANGEQTETRDITVQVNNSDRPSTMGQALSLGPAAFGQVIFTLVLLFFMISSGDLLYLKIVQSFDKLSEKRRAYEALRAIEGSLSTYLGAITIINAGLGLCIGIAMWIWGMPSPLLFGLGGFVLNFIPYIGAIGGTALAGVVALFVFPDLLTPVLVAGTYLALTSIEGQLITPYFVSRRLQLNTVVVFLTVAIWAWLWSVIGMIVAVPMLVVLRVLAEHIPGMEKFGNFLAGEIPPDMMDEDEKEAR